A region of the Synechococcus sp. PCC 7502 genome:
GTATGGAAAGTCAGAAGATCATAGCACTACAAAATATCTTCAGTTCTAGGCTCGATACGTTGATTCATATTTTAGAGATAGCAGAGAGTCATTTCGCAAATGATGTAGAATCTCTATTGCAGCATCGCATAGCACCCGATATGTTTCCTTTCGGCACACAACTTGCAATCAGCCCCGTAACTTTGCATTGTGGTGCTTAGGACAGTCGGCAAACAACTTGAACCCCGATGTAACATCTCTAGTTGAGTTGCGTGGTCATATTTTATCGACTAAGGGGTTATTGGCAAGTATCAATGTTGCTGATTCTAAACTGTCAGAACTCAATCGGATTGATCTTGGGCAAGGGCTATACTTAGAATTATCTGGGCTTTTGTATGTAGATGATTTTCTGATACCAAACTTTTATTTCCATATAACAACGGCGTACAATATCCTGCGTATGGCAGGAGTAACAATAGGTAAACGCGACTTTATGATGCATTTAGTCCCTTATCTGAAGCATCAAAGCAGTTTATAACGACTGCAAGCCATTGGAACTTCCAAGTATGACGGAGTATCCTTCAATGGGGTAGAAAATGTCTTCGATGCGCTTTATAGAGCCTGTTTCATATCTATTATGAGCAAGATGTATGATACTTAGAAAATGCTAAATCCATACTCAAGTAGCCTAACAGATAAAGAATGGGAAATTATAGAACCATTGCTCCCAAAGAAAAAGCAAACTAGACCGCCAACTTGGACAAAAAGACAAATTTTAGACGGCATACTCTACCAACTCAAAAACGGTTGTAATTGGCGAGATATGCCCCGAGACTTACCACCATTCTCTACAGTCTATCGATACTACAAGGAGTGGAAAGATACAGGTACATTTACTGCGATTATGGAAACCTTGCATTCAACAGCCCGTGAACAGTCAAAAAAAATCAAAATGGACAACTTTAATCATCATTGACTCACAAGCAGTGAAAAATACTTGTAATGCAAGTATAGAATCCAAGGGCTTCTGCTCCTACAAAGCAACTAACGGGATCAAAAGACATTTAGCCGTTGACACTCTGGGATTTCCTTTCTTTACCTATTTAACAAGAGCAAATGTATCAGATGACCAAGGACTGATTGAGATGTTAACGATTAACATTGATTACTTCAAATCGAAACCAGATGACATTACGCTAACTACGATATTGCTGGATAGTGGTTATCATATCGAGAAACTGATCCAAGAACTAGAGAAGATATATCCTGAGATTATGACTAAGATTAGGTTTGAAATTTCTCCTAAGGTATCAAAGCAACAGAAGGCAGAAAAAGGTCTGTCTGGGTTTGTAGTTGTGCCGACAAGGTGGGTAATTGAAAGGTCAAATGCTTGGGTTGAAAGATGCAAAATCTTAGTTAAGAACTTTGAGAGAACTCTCGTTAATGCTACAGCTAAACTCAATCTTTGCTTTATTCGTTTGATGCTAAAAAGAATTGCTACTCATG
Encoded here:
- a CDS encoding transposase, whose amino-acid sequence is MNSQKKSKWTTLIIIDSQAVKNTCNASIESKGFCSYKATNGIKRHLAVDTLGFPFFTYLTRANVSDDQGLIEMLTINIDYFKSKPDDITLTTILLDSGYHIEKLIQELEKIYPEIMTKIRFEISPKVSKQQKAEKGLSGFVVVPTRWVIERSNAWVERCKILVKNFERTLVNATAKLNLCFIRLMLKRIATHEI
- a CDS encoding transposase, translated to MLNPYSSSLTDKEWEIIEPLLPKKKQTRPPTWTKRQILDGILYQLKNGCNWRDMPRDLPPFSTVYRYYKEWKDTGTFTAIMETLHSTAREQSKKIKMDNFNHH